One genomic region from Sphingobacterium sp. UGAL515B_05 encodes:
- a CDS encoding vWA domain-containing protein has protein sequence MKSTKRNKGFIFKQYEAPFQTPFDKLFDIFKELITHTSGDFDEAIDWLRQLDKEFKLTTPAYTIDDFIADLKDKGYIREKVEFGGEGGVDITSKLEKALRQHALDQIFGKMRKGKSGNHKTNHQGRSDENMGDFRNYQYGDGLEKIVLTESLKNAQINHGIGEFALSENDLVVEDTQFKSQMSTVLMIDISHSMILYGEDRITPAKKVAMALSELILTRYPKDSLDVIVFGNDAWPIAIKDLPYLQVGPFHTNTVAGLKLAMDLLRRKRHANKQIFMITDGKPSCLNMPDGTYYKNPMGLDLFITSKCYSMAAQARKLGIPITTFMIASDPYLQQFVDEFTASNQGKAYYTGLGDLGEMIFEDYEENRKKRIR, from the coding sequence ATGAAAAGCACGAAACGAAATAAAGGTTTTATCTTCAAACAATATGAAGCGCCGTTTCAAACGCCTTTTGATAAATTATTTGACATTTTCAAAGAACTGATTACCCATACCTCAGGTGATTTTGATGAAGCCATTGACTGGCTTAGGCAATTGGATAAAGAGTTCAAACTGACGACTCCAGCCTATACGATAGATGATTTTATTGCGGATCTGAAGGATAAAGGTTATATCCGAGAAAAAGTGGAGTTTGGTGGTGAAGGTGGAGTAGATATTACCTCAAAGCTGGAGAAAGCCTTGCGTCAGCATGCCTTGGACCAAATTTTTGGGAAAATGAGGAAAGGGAAATCAGGCAATCATAAAACCAATCACCAGGGACGGAGTGACGAAAATATGGGCGATTTCAGAAATTATCAGTACGGAGATGGCCTGGAGAAAATAGTTTTGACAGAGAGCTTGAAAAACGCACAGATCAATCATGGGATAGGCGAGTTTGCCTTATCAGAAAATGATCTCGTCGTAGAAGATACACAGTTTAAGTCGCAGATGAGTACAGTGTTGATGATCGATATCAGCCATAGTATGATTTTATACGGGGAGGATCGGATCACTCCTGCAAAAAAAGTAGCGATGGCTTTATCGGAACTTATTTTGACCCGATATCCGAAAGATTCACTTGACGTTATTGTCTTCGGAAACGATGCATGGCCTATTGCGATAAAAGACCTGCCTTATTTGCAAGTTGGACCATTTCATACCAATACGGTCGCAGGCTTAAAGCTAGCGATGGACTTACTAAGGCGAAAACGGCATGCGAATAAGCAAATATTTATGATAACCGATGGGAAACCGAGCTGTTTAAATATGCCGGACGGTACTTATTATAAAAATCCTATGGGCTTGGATCTTTTTATCACTAGCAAGTGCTATAGTATGGCGGCGCAAGCCCGAAAGCTGGGAATACCAATTACAACCTTTATGATTGCTTCGGATCCTTATCTACAGCAATTTGTCGACGAGTTTACAGCTTCAAATCAAGGGAAGGCTTATTACACGGGACTTGGGGATCTAGGCGAAATGATTTTTGAGGATTACGAAGAAAATCGAAAAAAAAGAATACGATAA
- a CDS encoding MGH1-like glycoside hydrolase domain-containing protein: protein MKRQHHSVFLKSIVLSCTAFLFLCVLFSCSINRGLESNQELIYLHELNRLKEAAKNNLVDNIEEFNSYKERPKSDGPFNESNNQEFLVNNIPYFESSNDTLSRVYNYRWWMISKHLRDYYDPHDLKNYWVITEFFGYPAWGSLSGAITCPTAHQFYDVRWLRDPKYLQSYAEYFMLGSASKLNQRENGNFLTHLSRPESVHFSSWMVDGIESFLKIHPDKTWTQKMLPAMETHQHLLDSLFTVKNAKAKTDGMYKVLDLYDGMEFSLSAVLGLIESNGPYDIYTDSTWRDLYLGWETTDEAAKTKAAKNFPLAFTKGYPDFYLVRPSVGSYSFGNTNALYNLYRLEEQQNPTSENKRKEAHYKARAQEIQQKFLRTLWNSEDGFFNTFTAGDNAYGVRDYEARVGESVGYTPWYFNMIPAEDNKKYEVAWAMFTSEKGFNNHKGMTTAERQHPYYNEQAYAWNGRGWPFQNSVVYKAYSNYLRNYKNQITAQDKETLYEQIMKLTRLHDYAHPNIGEWYIPSEGGQFGGQQDYFHSTYPDMIIADLIGFKGMHSNGFQIQPLIPAGKMDYFYLGNLTYHGKTIDIVWKEDWDENKFGKQPMLCIWVDHVLKATSKELDVKIDVNLD, encoded by the coding sequence ATGAAAAGACAACATCATTCCGTTTTTCTAAAGTCTATTGTTTTAAGCTGCACAGCATTTTTGTTTCTATGTGTTCTTTTTTCGTGTTCGATTAATCGAGGACTTGAGAGTAATCAGGAATTGATATATCTTCACGAGCTTAATCGTTTAAAAGAAGCTGCTAAAAATAATTTGGTGGACAATATAGAAGAATTTAATTCTTACAAGGAACGGCCAAAATCGGATGGTCCATTTAACGAATCCAACAATCAGGAATTTTTAGTCAACAACATACCCTATTTTGAGAGTTCCAACGACACTTTAAGTCGTGTGTATAATTACCGCTGGTGGATGATAAGCAAGCATCTTCGAGATTACTACGATCCACATGATTTAAAGAATTATTGGGTTATTACGGAGTTTTTTGGCTATCCGGCCTGGGGATCTTTGAGTGGGGCTATTACTTGTCCAACCGCGCATCAGTTTTATGATGTACGCTGGCTTCGCGATCCCAAATATCTTCAATCTTATGCCGAATATTTTATGCTTGGATCAGCTTCCAAATTAAATCAGCGAGAAAATGGTAATTTTTTAACCCATCTGAGCAGGCCAGAAAGTGTTCATTTTTCGAGTTGGATGGTCGATGGTATTGAGTCATTTTTAAAAATCCATCCAGATAAGACCTGGACGCAAAAGATGCTTCCGGCGATGGAGACCCATCAGCACCTTTTGGATAGTCTCTTCACTGTAAAAAATGCCAAAGCGAAGACAGACGGTATGTATAAAGTTCTGGATCTGTACGATGGCATGGAGTTTAGTCTTTCGGCGGTACTTGGCTTAATAGAAAGTAATGGGCCTTATGATATTTATACCGATAGCACATGGAGAGATCTTTACTTAGGCTGGGAAACAACAGACGAGGCCGCGAAAACGAAGGCGGCGAAAAACTTTCCATTGGCATTTACCAAAGGCTACCCCGATTTTTATTTGGTTCGCCCTTCCGTTGGAAGTTATTCGTTTGGAAATACTAACGCTTTGTATAACCTCTATCGATTGGAAGAACAACAAAATCCAACAAGTGAGAATAAGAGGAAAGAGGCCCATTATAAGGCGAGGGCACAGGAAATACAGCAAAAATTTCTCCGGACGCTTTGGAACTCAGAAGACGGTTTTTTCAATACCTTTACAGCCGGTGATAATGCTTATGGTGTTCGGGATTACGAAGCTCGGGTGGGGGAATCCGTGGGGTATACCCCCTGGTATTTCAATATGATACCGGCTGAGGACAATAAAAAGTATGAAGTAGCCTGGGCGATGTTTACTTCTGAAAAAGGTTTCAATAACCATAAAGGAATGACCACGGCAGAAAGACAACATCCCTATTATAATGAGCAGGCTTATGCCTGGAACGGCAGAGGATGGCCTTTTCAAAACTCGGTTGTCTATAAGGCATACAGTAACTATTTAAGAAATTATAAGAATCAAATCACTGCACAGGACAAAGAGACCCTCTATGAACAAATTATGAAGCTTACACGACTGCACGATTATGCGCACCCAAATATCGGTGAATGGTATATACCAAGTGAAGGTGGGCAATTTGGTGGACAGCAAGATTATTTTCATTCAACCTATCCAGACATGATCATAGCAGATCTCATTGGGTTTAAAGGGATGCACAGCAACGGCTTCCAAATTCAGCCGTTAATACCTGCGGGCAAGATGGATTATTTTTACCTCGGCAATTTAACTTATCATGGGAAAACGATCGACATTGTTTGGAAAGAAGACTGGGATGAAAACAAATTTGGAAAACAGCCTATGTTATGTATTTGGGTTGATCATGTTCTAAAGGCGACCAGTAAGGAGCTTGATGTCAAAATAGACGTAAATTTAGATTAA
- a CDS encoding sigma 54-interacting transcriptional regulator produces the protein MDYTKITTFGALKTSGYKPKTIKEELRQNLITKIKAGETVFNGVHGYEDTVIPELERAILSKHNINFLGLRGQAKTRLARLMVNLLDEYVPVVQGSEINDDPFNPISRYALELLKEKGDDTPISWLGRGDRFAEKLATPDVTVADLIGDVDPIKAANLKLSYADDRVIHFGMIPRANRSIFVINELPDLQARIQVALFNILQEGDIQIRGFKLRLPLDVQFIFTANPEDYTNRGSIVTPLKDRIGSQILTHYPASVEIAKAITAQEANLEAAQKEQIYVPELARELIEQISFEARNSEYVDEKSGVSARMSITAFQNLLSTAELRMLRSGAQATAVRLSDFMGIVPAITGKVELVYEGEQEGADIVAVQLIENAIKNLFPILFPKIEKLERENERYPYHDIVRWFSESEGIELSDELDDLAYEQVLDQVTPIHALIQQYQPETKSEDLHFLTEFVLWGLTLNNKLSKYRLGTGLQFQDNFQGYLRNNL, from the coding sequence ATGGATTACACGAAGATTACAACATTTGGTGCATTAAAAACTTCGGGTTATAAACCTAAAACAATAAAAGAAGAATTGCGTCAGAATCTGATTACAAAAATAAAGGCGGGCGAAACCGTGTTCAATGGAGTACATGGTTATGAAGATACCGTTATTCCAGAACTTGAAAGAGCAATTCTCTCCAAACACAACATTAATTTCTTGGGCCTTCGCGGTCAGGCGAAAACACGTTTGGCTAGGCTCATGGTCAACTTATTGGATGAATATGTGCCTGTGGTTCAGGGCTCAGAGATTAATGATGATCCGTTTAACCCCATATCGCGTTATGCGCTAGAACTTCTGAAGGAGAAAGGCGACGATACACCGATAAGCTGGCTTGGTCGAGGTGATCGTTTTGCAGAGAAGCTGGCCACACCAGATGTGACGGTCGCTGATTTGATCGGTGATGTAGATCCCATCAAAGCCGCAAATTTAAAACTGAGCTATGCAGACGATCGTGTGATTCATTTTGGTATGATTCCAAGGGCAAACCGTTCCATATTTGTCATTAACGAGCTGCCTGATCTTCAAGCTAGAATCCAAGTAGCTCTCTTCAATATATTGCAAGAGGGCGATATTCAGATCCGTGGTTTTAAGTTACGCTTACCGTTAGATGTACAATTTATATTTACTGCGAATCCGGAGGATTATACCAATAGAGGAAGTATTGTGACGCCGCTGAAAGATCGCATTGGATCGCAGATACTCACACATTACCCTGCATCGGTTGAGATAGCAAAGGCGATTACTGCGCAGGAGGCGAACTTAGAAGCGGCCCAAAAAGAGCAGATATACGTCCCTGAGCTGGCTAGGGAATTGATTGAGCAGATAAGTTTTGAAGCACGAAATAGTGAATATGTTGATGAAAAGAGTGGCGTGAGTGCGCGTATGAGTATTACCGCATTTCAAAACTTATTAAGTACCGCTGAATTGCGCATGCTCAGAAGTGGTGCGCAAGCAACAGCAGTGCGGCTGAGTGATTTTATGGGTATTGTGCCCGCGATAACAGGTAAAGTTGAGCTCGTTTATGAAGGCGAACAGGAAGGAGCGGATATCGTCGCAGTGCAGCTGATAGAAAACGCGATTAAAAACCTTTTTCCGATTTTATTCCCAAAAATTGAGAAACTGGAAAGAGAAAACGAGCGTTATCCCTACCATGATATTGTTCGTTGGTTTTCAGAATCAGAGGGGATCGAATTATCTGATGAACTCGACGATTTAGCGTATGAGCAGGTTTTGGATCAAGTGACGCCTATTCATGCGTTAATTCAGCAATACCAACCGGAAACGAAGTCTGAAGATCTCCACTTTCTGACCGAATTCGTATTATGGGGGCTTACCCTCAATAATAAATTAAGTAAATATAGACTGGGGACCGGCCTTCAGTTTCAAGACAACTTTCAGGGATATCTGAGAAATAATCTCTAA
- a CDS encoding ABC transporter ATP-binding protein has translation MSTSNKSIPVSLPGPGNSRRIKNEKPQQGFKALLRLMRYLSSQRLMLLLILISLLLGTAGILAGNYLLRPAINNYVLKKDLVGLGHIALVMIGIYIATGIFNMLQYRLTIKVAQKTISNIRNDLFDRMQYLPLQFYDTHQHGDLMSRFTNDMDTVSDALNNSITQLLISSITLVGTLALMVYISPILSIIALIMIPLMLYLAKLIINKSKRFFAANQAALGNANGYVEEMISGQKVVKVFGHENAAIEQFEQLNQVLREKATKAQFYSGMMMPLMANMSTINYALTTIAGGILVITRGFDLGGLTAFLQYARQFGRPVNEISSQYNSLQAALAGAERIFAVIDAAPESETIDPLPMPAPIHGQVTLSHVNFGYVPEKQVLFDIDLDVKPGQKIAFVGETGAGKSTIINLLPRFYPLLSGNILLDKTSIFKLDRNELRKKLSIVFQDTHLFTDTVMENIRYGRLTATDDEVIAAAKLAAADSFIMQLPQGYKTQLTNDGANLSQGQRQLINIARATVANTPILILDEATSSIDTRTEIAIQEGIDRLMQNKTSFVIAHRLSTIRNADVICLIEKGAIAEFGSHAELLKQQGKYYRLYMGQFD, from the coding sequence ATGAGTACCTCAAACAAATCCATCCCCGTGAGTTTACCAGGCCCCGGTAATTCTAGACGCATTAAAAATGAGAAGCCCCAGCAAGGATTTAAGGCTTTATTGCGATTGATGCGCTACCTTTCTTCACAACGGCTGATGCTCCTGCTAATTTTAATTTCACTCTTATTGGGAACTGCAGGAATACTGGCAGGCAACTACCTTTTACGGCCTGCGATCAACAATTATGTCCTCAAAAAAGATCTTGTTGGTCTAGGACATATTGCTCTAGTCATGATCGGAATTTATATCGCTACAGGAATTTTCAACATGTTGCAATACCGCCTAACCATAAAAGTTGCACAGAAAACGATTTCTAACATCCGAAATGATCTGTTCGACCGCATGCAATACCTCCCTTTGCAATTTTACGATACCCATCAGCATGGCGATCTGATGAGTCGTTTCACCAATGACATGGATACAGTAAGCGACGCCCTAAATAATAGTATTACACAGCTTTTAATCAGCTCAATTACGTTGGTGGGGACACTTGCCCTCATGGTGTATATTAGCCCTATCCTATCGATTATTGCATTGATCATGATTCCGCTGATGTTATATCTGGCGAAATTGATCATCAACAAAAGCAAGCGTTTTTTTGCCGCCAACCAAGCTGCACTTGGCAATGCGAATGGCTATGTGGAGGAAATGATCAGCGGACAAAAGGTAGTGAAGGTTTTTGGCCACGAAAACGCCGCCATCGAACAGTTTGAGCAGCTTAATCAAGTACTGCGGGAAAAAGCAACAAAGGCTCAGTTTTATTCTGGAATGATGATGCCTTTGATGGCGAATATGAGCACCATTAACTACGCGCTGACTACCATCGCAGGTGGTATTCTAGTGATCACACGTGGATTCGATTTAGGGGGATTAACTGCATTTTTACAGTATGCACGGCAATTTGGCCGGCCTGTAAATGAGATTTCCAGCCAGTACAACAGCTTACAGGCAGCTCTTGCGGGCGCAGAACGTATTTTCGCCGTTATTGACGCTGCTCCCGAAAGTGAAACGATAGATCCGCTACCAATGCCGGCCCCAATTCATGGTCAAGTAACACTATCGCATGTAAATTTTGGATATGTACCCGAAAAACAGGTTTTATTTGATATCGACCTTGACGTAAAACCAGGACAAAAGATCGCTTTCGTGGGTGAGACCGGTGCCGGCAAGTCGACAATTATCAATTTGCTACCTCGCTTCTACCCTTTGCTATCCGGGAATATTCTTTTAGACAAGACATCGATTTTTAAGTTGGATCGTAATGAACTACGTAAAAAATTGTCTATTGTATTTCAGGACACCCATTTGTTTACCGATACGGTTATGGAAAACATCCGTTATGGCAGGTTAACCGCAACGGATGATGAAGTGATAGCGGCAGCAAAGCTTGCTGCCGCAGATAGCTTTATCATGCAATTGCCTCAAGGGTATAAAACCCAATTGACCAATGACGGGGCTAATCTGAGTCAGGGACAGCGACAGCTAATTAACATCGCCCGGGCAACAGTGGCCAATACGCCAATTTTAATATTGGATGAAGCGACCAGCTCGATCGATACACGAACTGAAATCGCTATTCAGGAAGGAATTGACCGATTGATGCAAAACAAAACCAGCTTCGTCATAGCACACAGACTCTCCACCATTAGGAACGCCGACGTCATCTGTCTGATCGAAAAGGGAGCAATTGCAGAATTCGGTTCACATGCAGAACTTCTAAAACAACAAGGAAAATACTATCGTTTGTATATGGGACAATTTGATTAA
- a CDS encoding GIY-YIG nuclease family protein, whose amino-acid sequence MNKIDKKQLKAEFLESKPLMGVLTIYNNAENKIYIADSMNLTALSNRIRFMLNMGQFDKKSLQADWNRLGEGNFLFENAVIIPFENDKIIDYKKVVLHAATELKNKVSETTSTY is encoded by the coding sequence ATGAACAAAATAGACAAAAAACAATTGAAAGCAGAATTCCTGGAGAGTAAACCATTAATGGGAGTTTTAACAATTTACAATAATGCTGAAAATAAAATATATATCGCCGATAGCATGAATTTAACGGCTCTTTCCAATAGAATCAGATTTATGTTAAACATGGGGCAATTTGACAAAAAAAGTTTACAGGCAGATTGGAACCGATTGGGTGAAGGAAATTTCCTGTTTGAAAATGCAGTTATTATTCCATTTGAAAACGACAAAATCATTGATTATAAAAAAGTCGTACTTCACGCCGCAACGGAGTTGAAGAATAAAGTGAGTGAAACAACAAGTACTTATTGA
- a CDS encoding DUF3667 domain-containing protein, translating to MTNCKNCGTDITLNFCPKCGQPAVLKRIDAHYIVHEIEHVLHFERGILYTIRELITTPGKNVRKYIAENRSRLVKPIIFIIITSLIYSIVSHIFHVEDKYVSYYESQHSTTGSIYLWIQSHYGYVNIIIGLFIAFWAKLFFKKYGFNLFEIVILLCFILGMTMLIYTVFAIIEGVTHMSVMVQASIVAMLYSVWAIGQFFDPYKIPSYLKALAIYILGYVSFTVAIFIIGLSIDLILMKR from the coding sequence ATGACAAATTGCAAAAACTGTGGGACTGATATAACATTGAATTTCTGTCCAAAATGTGGACAGCCAGCGGTCCTTAAAAGAATTGATGCACATTATATCGTTCACGAAATAGAACATGTCCTTCATTTCGAGCGCGGAATATTGTACACGATTCGTGAATTGATCACCACTCCTGGAAAAAATGTACGAAAGTATATTGCTGAAAATCGAAGCCGATTAGTAAAACCCATTATTTTTATCATCATCACTTCATTGATATATTCTATTGTAAGTCATATTTTCCATGTTGAAGATAAATATGTAAGTTATTACGAATCCCAACATTCAACAACGGGTTCGATATATCTCTGGATCCAAAGCCATTATGGATATGTCAATATCATCATAGGATTGTTTATCGCTTTCTGGGCGAAGCTATTTTTTAAAAAATATGGTTTTAATCTTTTTGAAATTGTTATCCTATTGTGTTTTATTTTGGGAATGACGATGTTGATCTACACCGTTTTTGCAATAATTGAGGGTGTAACCCATATGAGCGTTATGGTACAGGCGAGCATTGTCGCTATGTTATATAGCGTATGGGCTATTGGGCAATTTTTCGATCCCTACAAAATACCGAGTTATTTAAAGGCACTCGCAATTTATATTTTAGGATATGTATCATTTACCGTAGCAATCTTTATTATCGGTCTATCAATTGACTTAATTTTAATGAAAAGATAG
- a CDS encoding ABC transporter ATP-binding protein, protein MKLSTFTPYTKSFRKAFLIIPFFVVIDVFCEIVQPRLMSIIVDDGILHKDINYILKIGLAMIGLAIVAIVANLCNIYYSAHASVGFATNLRTALFRKIQSFAFADTDYFTSASLTTRLTNDTNIMQQVMMMCLRMLLRAPLMMVFAIIFAISINKDLSIVMAIALPVLALSIFILLRKGLPFFIKMQQAVDRVNSVVQENLLNVRVVKAFVRQDFEKKKFDKVNFDLMNVATKASSIVVLIMPVMQLVMGLSLVAVTWFGGQKVMTGTLALGGLMSFLSYITQILISLMLLSLTFMMISRAIASGDRIEEVLEKQPSLTDTAEGLQNRNAITAGRIAFKQVTFRYNLQSEKPNLDNISFEVKPATTLAIIGGTGSGKSTLVQLIPRLYDVSEGAVLVDGIDVRNYQLQELRSQIAIVLQQNQLFSGTILENLKWGNEQATEEDIYAAAEIACADDFIRSFPSGYQTLLGQGGVNVSGGQKQRICIARALLKKPKILIMDDSTSAVDIDTDRKIREGLKNYLQNTTLLIIAQRISSVMHADQILVMEEGRIVGAGSHDVLLQTNTSYQEIYQSQHLQKEEA, encoded by the coding sequence TCATTTAGAAAGGCTTTTTTGATTATTCCTTTTTTCGTTGTGATTGATGTATTTTGCGAAATTGTACAACCTCGTCTGATGTCTATCATAGTCGACGACGGAATCTTGCATAAAGATATCAACTACATTTTGAAAATTGGATTGGCCATGATCGGATTAGCCATCGTTGCTATCGTTGCCAATTTGTGCAACATCTATTACTCTGCACATGCGTCTGTGGGTTTTGCCACGAATCTCCGGACTGCCCTATTTCGAAAAATACAATCTTTTGCTTTTGCGGATACCGATTACTTCACTTCAGCGTCGCTTACAACACGGCTCACCAACGACACCAATATAATGCAGCAAGTCATGATGATGTGCCTACGTATGCTCCTAAGGGCACCCCTGATGATGGTTTTTGCCATTATTTTTGCGATTTCTATTAATAAGGATCTGTCCATTGTGATGGCCATTGCATTGCCTGTATTGGCCTTAAGTATTTTCATTTTATTACGTAAAGGGCTCCCCTTTTTTATCAAGATGCAGCAGGCGGTTGATCGTGTCAATAGTGTTGTGCAGGAAAATCTGCTCAATGTGCGGGTGGTAAAAGCTTTTGTACGACAGGATTTTGAGAAAAAGAAATTTGACAAAGTAAATTTCGATCTGATGAATGTTGCCACCAAAGCTTCCAGCATCGTTGTCCTTATCATGCCCGTCATGCAATTGGTGATGGGCTTGTCGCTTGTTGCCGTAACCTGGTTTGGTGGCCAGAAAGTAATGACTGGAACGCTCGCGCTGGGTGGACTGATGTCATTTCTAAGTTATATCACGCAGATCCTAATATCTCTGATGCTCCTTTCATTGACATTCATGATGATTTCAAGGGCAATCGCTTCTGGCGATAGAATTGAAGAAGTTTTAGAGAAACAACCCTCCTTAACGGATACTGCGGAAGGCCTCCAAAATAGAAACGCCATCACCGCGGGACGGATCGCATTTAAGCAAGTCACTTTCCGTTATAACTTACAAAGTGAAAAACCCAACCTTGACAATATTAGTTTCGAAGTAAAGCCTGCGACTACTTTAGCAATCATAGGTGGCACAGGTTCGGGAAAGAGCACTTTGGTACAATTAATTCCACGACTATATGATGTGTCTGAAGGTGCCGTTTTAGTAGATGGCATCGATGTCAGAAATTATCAACTACAGGAACTTCGCAGCCAGATTGCTATTGTGTTGCAGCAGAACCAACTTTTTTCAGGAACTATTTTAGAAAATCTCAAATGGGGAAATGAGCAGGCAACAGAAGAGGATATTTATGCCGCTGCCGAGATTGCTTGTGCAGACGATTTTATACGCTCCTTTCCCAGCGGCTATCAGACACTTCTGGGACAAGGAGGCGTCAATGTTTCAGGAGGACAAAAACAACGCATATGTATTGCCAGGGCTTTATTGAAGAAACCTAAAATCTTGATTATGGACGACAGTACAAGTGCTGTGGATATCGATACCGATCGAAAAATACGTGAAGGTTTAAAAAATTATCTGCAGAACACCACACTATTGATTATCGCACAGCGTATTTCGAGCGTCATGCATGCCGACCAAATATTGGTCATGGAAGAAGGCCGCATTGTCGGTGCCGGATCACACGATGTACTTCTGCAAACAAATACCAGCTATCAGGAAATTTATCAATCCCAACACCTGCAAAAAGAAGAAGCCTAA